In the genome of Actinomadura graeca, one region contains:
- a CDS encoding CinA family nicotinamide mononucleotide deamidase-related protein, which produces MRVELLTVGDELLLGDTVNGNAAWLGRRLADHGVEVTRSVVVGDETDVIVEAVTSALGRADAVITTGGLGPTYDDLTRDALAKAAGVALVRDPALERRLRERSAASGRGLQPMAMRMAEVPEGAGLLHNSAGTAPGLRVELPGGVAYALPGVPFEMRTIMDEVVLPELAGIAGLPAVARRTLRTAGLWESVVATRLAEVEAMDGIRLAYLPDPAEVKIRITAAGPDAPGRLATAGTRVRELLGPAVYGTDDETLDRVVHRLLAERGAGVAVAESLTGGLIGAELTAMPGSSATYAGGIVSYATELKARLLGVPEDLLAEHGAVHPDVAAAMAAGVRDRLGAAYGLSVTGVAGPEPQDGRPVGTVYIGLAGPGNLRTVAEPRLPVPGSGPEIRAVIRRMTVVHALDLLRRTLLGLGPVDGDGDARAGREECG; this is translated from the coding sequence ATGCGGGTCGAACTGCTCACCGTCGGGGACGAGCTGCTCCTCGGCGACACGGTCAACGGGAACGCGGCGTGGCTCGGGCGGCGGCTGGCCGACCACGGCGTCGAGGTGACCCGCAGCGTGGTCGTCGGCGACGAGACCGACGTCATCGTCGAGGCCGTCACGTCCGCTCTGGGACGTGCCGACGCGGTCATCACCACCGGCGGCCTCGGGCCCACCTACGACGACCTGACCCGGGACGCGCTGGCCAAGGCGGCCGGGGTCGCGCTCGTCCGTGACCCGGCACTGGAGCGGCGGCTGCGCGAGCGGTCCGCCGCGTCGGGGCGCGGGCTCCAGCCGATGGCGATGCGGATGGCCGAGGTCCCCGAGGGCGCCGGGCTGCTGCACAACTCCGCCGGGACGGCCCCCGGCCTGCGCGTCGAGCTTCCCGGCGGCGTCGCCTACGCGCTGCCCGGCGTCCCGTTCGAGATGCGCACGATCATGGACGAGGTGGTCCTGCCGGAGCTGGCGGGGATCGCCGGGCTGCCCGCCGTCGCGCGCCGCACGCTGCGCACCGCCGGCCTGTGGGAGTCGGTGGTCGCGACACGGCTCGCCGAGGTCGAGGCCATGGACGGCATCAGGCTCGCCTATCTCCCCGATCCCGCCGAGGTGAAGATCCGGATCACCGCCGCGGGCCCGGACGCGCCCGGCCGTCTCGCGACGGCCGGGACGCGCGTCCGCGAGCTGCTCGGCCCGGCCGTGTACGGGACCGATGACGAGACGCTCGACCGGGTCGTGCACCGGCTGCTCGCCGAACGCGGCGCGGGCGTCGCGGTCGCGGAGTCGCTCACCGGGGGTCTCATCGGCGCGGAACTGACCGCGATGCCCGGCTCGTCCGCGACCTACGCGGGTGGGATCGTCTCCTACGCGACCGAGCTGAAGGCGCGGCTGCTCGGCGTCCCGGAGGACCTCCTCGCCGAGCACGGGGCCGTCCACCCCGACGTCGCCGCGGCGATGGCGGCGGGCGTCCGGGACCGGCTCGGCGCCGCGTACGGGCTCTCCGTCACGGGCGTGGCGGGACCGGAGCCGCAGGACGGCCGTCCCGTGGGAACGGTCTATATCGGCCTGGCCGGACCTGGAAATCTGCGCACCGTGGCCGAACCGAGACTCCCGGTGCCCGGGAGCGGACCGGAGATCCGTGCGGTGATCCGGAGAATGACCGTCGTGCATGCCCTTGACCTGCTAAGACGCACTTTGCTCGGGCTTGGCCCGGTGGACGGGGACGGGGACGCGCGGGCGGGTCGGGAAGAGTGCGGCTGA
- a CDS encoding DNA-formamidopyrimidine glycosylase family protein, translating to MPEGDVVWLAARRLHEALAGRPLSRSDFRVPRLATSDLRGRTVLCAMSRGKHVLVRVEGGLTVHTHLLMEGRWQIRRAGPVPHDHRIRLVLANAEWQALGYSLGLVELLRTADEDKAVGHLGPDLLGPGWGDGQAAEAVLRLRERPGRAIGEALLDQSLLAGIGNVYKAEILFLRGVHPWTPVGEVADLPAMVGLAHRLLEANKERHGHITTGDRRRGREHWVYGRAGQPCRRCGARVHRAAQTSDVGDRTTYWCPRCQPSPEAPESL from the coding sequence ATGCCGGAAGGCGACGTCGTCTGGCTGGCCGCCCGGCGCCTGCACGAGGCGCTCGCCGGGCGGCCTCTGTCGCGCTCGGACTTCCGCGTCCCCCGGCTCGCCACCTCCGACCTGCGCGGCCGGACGGTGCTGTGCGCGATGTCGCGCGGCAAGCACGTCCTGGTGCGTGTCGAGGGCGGGCTGACCGTCCACACGCACCTGCTGATGGAGGGACGCTGGCAGATCCGCCGCGCCGGGCCCGTCCCCCACGACCACCGGATCCGGCTCGTGCTCGCGAACGCCGAGTGGCAGGCGCTCGGCTACTCCCTCGGCCTGGTGGAACTCCTGCGCACCGCCGATGAGGACAAGGCCGTCGGCCATCTCGGCCCGGACCTGCTCGGTCCTGGCTGGGGTGACGGCCAGGCCGCCGAGGCCGTCCTGCGGCTGCGCGAGCGGCCCGGGCGGGCGATCGGCGAGGCGCTGCTCGACCAGTCCCTGCTCGCCGGGATCGGCAACGTGTACAAGGCGGAGATCCTCTTCCTGCGGGGCGTCCACCCGTGGACGCCCGTCGGCGAGGTCGCGGACCTGCCCGCGATGGTCGGGCTCGCCCACCGGCTCCTGGAGGCCAACAAGGAGCGGCACGGCCACATCACCACCGGCGACCGGCGGCGCGGGCGGGAGCACTGGGTGTACGGGCGGGCCGGGCAGCCCTGCCGCCGCTGCGGCGCCCGCGTCCACCGCGCGGCGCAGACCTCCGATGTCGGGGACCGGACCACGTACTGGTGCCCGCGGTGCCAGCCCTCTCCTGAGGCCCCTGAGAGCCTCTGA
- a CDS encoding glycoside hydrolase family 3 protein: MTDDIARLARGTLLPSFPGPTAPRWLLDELEAGLGGVTLFALTGNVPSPESLAALTAQMRKAGDPFVTIDEEGGDVTRLGGHATGSPYPGNAALGAVDDPELTRRVYRSLGAELAEVGVNFNFAPSVDVNTADDNPVIGTRSFGPDPELVARHAAAAVTGTQEAGVAACAKHFPGHGATVEDSHLSVPLVDADLELLDRRELVPFRAAIEAGTRAVMTGHLNLPAITRGVPATLSAAAITGLLRERLGYRGVIVTDALDMEGASGEIGIPEASVRALMAGADLLCLGPNEHAETLSATLEAISAAVRAGRLAPERLADAAERTGALKRWLAGHSPAVIDRASGLEAARRAIRVSGSLPGWNGAPLVVELEATGNIAVGPTPWGLNPWAPDAVQADGAEGEADRVLERATGRGLVVVLRDAHRHAGQRALTNALLTARPDAVVVEMGLPVWRPGSAVYLATYGAAAANAQAAAELLGLTTAA; this comes from the coding sequence ATGACCGACGACATCGCAAGGCTCGCACGGGGCACGCTCCTGCCGTCCTTCCCCGGCCCGACCGCGCCGCGCTGGCTGCTGGACGAGCTGGAGGCCGGGCTCGGCGGCGTGACGCTGTTCGCGCTGACCGGCAACGTGCCGAGTCCCGAGTCCCTCGCCGCCCTGACCGCGCAGATGCGCAAGGCCGGCGACCCGTTCGTGACCATCGACGAGGAGGGAGGGGACGTCACCCGGCTCGGCGGTCACGCCACCGGCAGCCCCTACCCCGGAAACGCCGCCCTCGGCGCGGTGGACGACCCGGAGCTGACCCGGCGCGTCTACCGCTCGCTGGGCGCCGAGCTGGCCGAGGTCGGAGTCAACTTCAACTTCGCGCCCTCGGTCGACGTCAACACCGCCGACGACAATCCCGTGATCGGGACCCGCTCGTTCGGCCCCGACCCCGAGCTGGTCGCGCGGCACGCCGCGGCGGCCGTGACGGGCACGCAGGAGGCCGGCGTGGCCGCGTGCGCGAAGCACTTCCCCGGGCACGGGGCCACCGTCGAGGACTCCCACCTGTCCGTCCCCCTCGTCGACGCCGACCTGGAGCTGCTGGACCGGCGCGAGCTGGTCCCGTTCCGGGCGGCGATCGAGGCCGGCACCCGCGCGGTGATGACCGGGCATCTCAACCTGCCCGCGATCACCCGCGGGGTGCCGGCCACCCTCTCCGCCGCCGCGATCACCGGGCTGCTCCGCGAGCGGCTCGGCTACCGGGGGGTGATCGTCACCGACGCGCTCGACATGGAGGGCGCGAGCGGTGAGATCGGCATCCCCGAGGCGTCCGTCCGGGCGCTGATGGCCGGGGCGGACCTGCTGTGCCTCGGCCCCAACGAGCACGCGGAGACCCTCTCGGCGACGCTGGAGGCCATCTCGGCGGCCGTGCGGGCGGGCCGGCTGGCCCCGGAGCGCCTCGCGGACGCCGCGGAGCGCACCGGCGCCCTGAAGCGCTGGCTGGCCGGGCACAGCCCCGCCGTGATCGACCGCGCCTCCGGCCTGGAGGCGGCACGCCGCGCGATCCGCGTGTCGGGCTCGCTGCCCGGCTGGAACGGCGCGCCGCTCGTGGTCGAGCTGGAGGCGACCGGCAATATCGCGGTCGGCCCGACCCCGTGGGGGTTGAACCCGTGGGCACCCGACGCCGTACAAGCCGACGGGGCCGAAGGGGAGGCAGACCGTGTCCTGGAACGTGCCACGGGCCGCGGATTGGTGGTCGTCCTGCGGGACGCGCACCGCCACGCGGGACAGCGCGCGCTTACCAACGCGCTCCTGACGGCCCGTCCCGACGCGGTCGTGGTGGAGATGGGACTGCCCGTCTGGCGACCCGGCTCCGCGGTCTATCTGGCCACCTACGGCGCCGCCGCGGCCAACGCCCAGGCGGCCGCCGAGCTCCTCGGCCTGACGACCGCCGCCTGA
- a CDS encoding carbohydrate ABC transporter permease has translation MLDTAPAVRGTPGRKPPGRARSRRRPRFGPYLLIAPTVVVIALLMFWPMVQIGIMSFQKVGNRQLRGEPAEPVGTENFRTIFDDPFFWQTLRHTVIFAVVAVSLTMLVGTLVGLLLNKLGKKMSNFVAGGVMVAWATPPVTAAIIFTWLFGTTGGVVNWSLDLLPDFLVGSGWDDYNWFAKPLSTYTVLTVCVVWQACPFVAVSVLAGLKSVPGELYEAARVDGSGPWRTFWSITYPMLKPIFLVLLVMSIIWDFKVFTQLFVMAGMANRDSFNLSLYAYSEAFGSMNPKLGMGSAIALVLTLILLVVTALYVRVMVRQGETR, from the coding sequence ATGCTCGACACCGCTCCCGCGGTCAGAGGAACGCCCGGCCGGAAACCGCCCGGCCGGGCGCGTTCCCGCCGCAGGCCCCGCTTCGGGCCCTACCTGCTGATCGCGCCCACCGTGGTCGTGATCGCCCTGCTCATGTTCTGGCCCATGGTCCAGATCGGGATCATGTCGTTCCAGAAGGTCGGCAACCGCCAGCTGCGCGGGGAGCCGGCCGAGCCGGTGGGCACCGAGAACTTCCGCACGATCTTCGACGACCCGTTCTTCTGGCAGACGCTCCGGCACACGGTGATCTTCGCCGTGGTCGCGGTGTCGCTGACCATGCTGGTCGGCACGCTGGTGGGGCTGCTGCTCAACAAGCTCGGCAAGAAGATGTCGAACTTCGTCGCGGGCGGCGTCATGGTGGCGTGGGCGACGCCGCCGGTCACCGCGGCGATCATCTTCACCTGGCTGTTCGGCACCACCGGCGGCGTCGTCAACTGGTCCCTGGACCTGCTGCCCGACTTCCTGGTCGGCAGCGGCTGGGACGACTACAACTGGTTCGCCAAGCCGCTGTCCACGTACACGGTGCTGACCGTCTGCGTGGTCTGGCAGGCGTGCCCGTTCGTCGCCGTGTCCGTCCTGGCCGGCCTGAAGAGCGTGCCCGGCGAGCTCTACGAGGCGGCGCGGGTGGACGGGTCGGGCCCGTGGCGGACGTTCTGGAGCATCACCTATCCGATGCTCAAGCCCATCTTCCTCGTCCTGCTCGTCATGTCGATCATCTGGGACTTCAAGGTGTTCACCCAGCTGTTCGTCATGGCCGGCATGGCCAACCGCGACTCGTTCAACCTCTCGCTGTACGCCTACAGCGAGGCGTTCGGGTCCATGAACCCGAAGCTCGGCATGGGCTCGGCCATCGCGCTGGTGCTCACGCTGATCCTGCTCGTCGTCACGGCCTTGTACGTGCGGGTCATGGTCCGCCAAGGGGAGACCCGATGA
- a CDS encoding ROK family transcriptional regulator — protein sequence MARRPGTPRLLRELNDRAALDLLVEQGPLTRAQIGEHTGLSKVTASQLLSRLEERGLVEVVGEQAGGRGPNAALYAVVPASAYVAGLEVGPDGVTAGVADITGCIIAQVTVDPNGADDPVKMVHNAVVKACRSARVALSRLSAFVIGTPGVVDPRSGDVQFSFDLPAWHEGVLEALRTDLRRPVTIENDVNLAAIAERAFGAARDADDFALMWFDRGIGLSVMLGGRLHRGRSGGAGEIGYLPVPGAPLPLGTARRGQEDEGVTESTTWGIPTLAGGYGSLVGADAVRALAHAHGFSEPTAVDCVRTAAADEARGGTFLDELANRISYGVTSVNIVLDPGLVVLSGHLGRAGGMPLATRIERAVGRISPTRPSVAVTEVEGNPVLRGALHAALEQARDEVFSAEKG from the coding sequence ATGGCCAGACGCCCGGGAACACCGCGGCTGCTGCGTGAGCTCAACGACCGCGCGGCGCTGGACCTGCTCGTCGAGCAGGGCCCGCTCACCCGCGCGCAGATCGGCGAGCACACCGGGCTGTCGAAGGTCACCGCCTCCCAACTGCTGTCCAGGCTCGAAGAGCGTGGTCTGGTCGAGGTGGTCGGGGAGCAGGCCGGGGGACGGGGGCCCAACGCCGCCCTGTACGCGGTGGTCCCCGCCTCGGCCTATGTCGCCGGGCTGGAAGTGGGGCCGGACGGCGTGACCGCCGGGGTCGCCGACATCACCGGCTGCATCATCGCCCAGGTTACCGTCGACCCCAACGGTGCGGACGATCCTGTGAAAATGGTGCACAACGCCGTCGTCAAGGCGTGCCGGTCGGCGCGGGTGGCGCTGTCGCGGCTCAGCGCGTTCGTCATCGGCACCCCCGGCGTGGTCGACCCGCGGTCCGGTGACGTGCAGTTCTCCTTCGACCTCCCGGCCTGGCACGAGGGCGTCCTGGAGGCGCTGCGGACCGACCTGCGCCGCCCTGTGACGATCGAGAACGACGTCAACCTCGCCGCGATCGCCGAGCGGGCCTTCGGCGCCGCGCGCGACGCCGACGACTTCGCGCTCATGTGGTTCGACCGCGGCATCGGCCTGTCGGTGATGCTCGGCGGGCGGCTGCACCGCGGCCGGTCCGGCGGCGCGGGCGAGATCGGCTACCTGCCCGTCCCGGGGGCGCCGCTGCCGCTCGGAACGGCCAGACGTGGCCAGGAGGACGAGGGCGTGACCGAATCCACGACGTGGGGGATCCCGACCCTCGCGGGCGGCTACGGGTCGCTCGTCGGCGCGGACGCCGTCCGGGCACTCGCCCACGCCCACGGCTTCAGCGAGCCGACCGCCGTGGACTGCGTGCGGACCGCGGCGGCGGACGAGGCGCGCGGCGGCACCTTCCTCGATGAGCTGGCCAACCGCATCTCCTACGGCGTGACGTCGGTCAACATCGTCCTGGACCCGGGGCTCGTCGTGCTGTCGGGGCATCTCGGCCGCGCCGGGGGCATGCCCCTGGCCACCCGCATCGAGCGGGCGGTCGGGCGGATCAGCCCGACCCGCCCGTCCGTCGCGGTGACGGAGGTCGAGGGCAACCCGGTCCTGCGCGGCGCCCTGCACGCCGCGCTCGAACAGGCACGGGACGAGGTGTTCTCGGCGGAGAAGGGCTGA
- a CDS encoding extracellular solute-binding protein, whose amino-acid sequence MTAAIALAASACGGDDKDDKSGTGKDPAQLKVWMMGEGTPEQTKFLDTVETEFKQKHPNTDVQIKYVPWPQVATTFQKAAAGGEGPDVTELGNTDVQSHIEQGSLADISDKFSGWADGKTLNKTAIGNDQAGGKTYAVPWYGGVRAIWYRTDWFQQLGIQPPKSWTELSAAAKKIQDARKIPGIGVPSDQTNALVSFIWGNGGEVATKDGGKWVGKLDQPQAVEAVNFYTGLVTKDKVAPAKYIGKNELEGPQRDFALGKLGMYIDGSWSLKEMKKISDKDADKWAVFPIPSKAGGNAPVMAGGSDLAVWKDSKAPDAAFDYITILNNAKNASAWADYSGFSSMRSDVKFSDPKLAIFTEIAGNTKFTPISSGWGEFEQAKKVLPNAMKAIMQGKPADAELKKANEQANTLLNP is encoded by the coding sequence GTGACGGCCGCAATTGCCCTGGCCGCCTCGGCCTGCGGCGGCGACGACAAGGATGACAAGTCCGGCACGGGCAAGGACCCGGCGCAGCTGAAGGTCTGGATGATGGGCGAGGGCACGCCCGAGCAGACCAAGTTCCTGGACACGGTCGAGACCGAGTTCAAGCAGAAGCATCCGAACACCGACGTCCAGATCAAGTACGTGCCGTGGCCGCAAGTAGCCACGACCTTCCAGAAGGCCGCCGCCGGCGGTGAGGGCCCGGACGTCACAGAACTGGGCAACACCGACGTGCAGTCGCACATCGAGCAGGGCAGCCTCGCCGACATCAGCGACAAGTTCTCCGGCTGGGCCGACGGCAAGACCCTGAACAAGACGGCGATCGGCAACGACCAGGCGGGCGGCAAGACCTACGCGGTGCCGTGGTACGGCGGCGTGCGGGCCATCTGGTACCGGACTGACTGGTTCCAGCAGCTCGGCATCCAGCCCCCCAAGAGCTGGACGGAGCTGAGCGCGGCCGCCAAGAAGATCCAGGACGCGCGGAAGATCCCCGGCATCGGCGTGCCCAGCGACCAGACCAACGCGCTCGTCAGCTTCATCTGGGGCAACGGCGGCGAGGTCGCCACCAAGGACGGCGGCAAGTGGGTGGGCAAGCTCGACCAGCCCCAGGCCGTCGAGGCCGTGAACTTCTACACCGGCCTCGTCACCAAGGACAAGGTCGCCCCGGCGAAGTACATCGGCAAGAACGAGCTGGAGGGCCCGCAGCGCGACTTCGCGCTCGGCAAGCTCGGCATGTACATCGACGGCAGCTGGTCCCTGAAGGAGATGAAGAAGATCTCCGACAAGGACGCCGACAAGTGGGCGGTCTTCCCGATCCCGAGCAAGGCCGGCGGCAACGCCCCGGTCATGGCGGGCGGCTCCGACCTGGCCGTGTGGAAGGACAGCAAGGCCCCGGACGCGGCGTTCGACTACATCACGATCTTGAACAACGCCAAGAACGCCTCCGCGTGGGCCGACTACAGCGGCTTCTCCTCCATGCGCTCGGACGTGAAGTTCTCCGACCCGAAGCTGGCGATCTTCACCGAGATCGCGGGCAACACCAAGTTCACACCGATCAGCTCCGGCTGGGGCGAGTTCGAGCAGGCCAAGAAGGTCCTCCCGAACGCGATGAAGGCGATCATGCAGGGCAAGCCCGCCGACGCCGAGCTGAAGAAGGCCAACGAGCAGGCCAACACCCTGCTCAACCCGTAA
- a CDS encoding RrF2 family transcriptional regulator has translation MRLSARVDYALRAAAELAVAGSHPVTAVQLAEAQQIPPKFLENILGQLRRSGLVRSQRGPEGGYWLAKPAEKISLADIIRAIDGPLLGVRGERPEHIGYEGPARSLQDVWIALRASERSILESVSLAHIAEGELPNPVRKLTEDPTAWESPSLI, from the coding sequence ATGCGATTGTCCGCCCGGGTCGACTACGCGCTGCGTGCCGCCGCGGAGCTGGCTGTCGCCGGAAGCCATCCGGTGACCGCCGTCCAGCTCGCGGAGGCCCAGCAGATTCCGCCCAAATTCCTGGAGAACATTCTCGGACAGCTTCGCCGGTCCGGCCTCGTCCGGAGCCAGCGCGGCCCCGAGGGCGGCTACTGGCTGGCCAAGCCGGCCGAGAAGATCTCCCTCGCCGACATCATCCGCGCGATCGACGGGCCGCTGCTCGGCGTCCGCGGAGAGCGGCCCGAGCACATCGGCTACGAGGGCCCCGCGCGCTCCTTGCAGGACGTGTGGATCGCGCTGCGCGCCAGTGAGCGCTCCATCCTCGAGTCGGTCTCGCTCGCCCACATCGCCGAGGGCGAGCTCCCCAATCCCGTCCGCAAGCTCACCGAGGACCCGACGGCCTGGGAGAGCCCATCCCTGATCTGA
- a CDS encoding helix-turn-helix domain-containing protein — protein MVLLRQLLGDVLRQLRLRQGRTLREVSAAARVSLGYLSEVERGQKEASSELLSSICKALGVPLSHVLREVADQLALAELQHEPVMAGAPEHERITAESIPETPEEITGEFRADMVAA, from the coding sequence ATGGTCCTGCTTCGCCAGCTGCTCGGTGACGTACTGCGGCAGCTGCGGCTGCGCCAGGGACGCACCCTCCGTGAGGTGTCCGCGGCGGCACGGGTTTCCCTCGGCTACCTCTCCGAGGTCGAGCGAGGGCAGAAAGAGGCTTCTTCCGAGTTGCTCTCCTCTATCTGCAAAGCCCTAGGTGTGCCGCTGTCGCACGTGCTCAGGGAAGTGGCGGATCAACTGGCCCTCGCCGAGCTGCAGCACGAGCCCGTCATGGCGGGCGCGCCGGAGCACGAGCGCATCACGGCCGAGAGCATCCCGGAGACGCCCGAGGAGATCACAGGGGAGTTCCGCGCCGACATGGTCGCGGCCTGA
- a CDS encoding carbohydrate ABC transporter permease — translation MKRSLTRRIVLNGTGLLVFVCAVFPVFWMASTAFKPNNEIFSTTPKPFPSHPTLEHFDLVLNGGIAEVSFWEYFRNSAILALVTVVASSLLALLAATAVARFRFRFRTTFLIMLLVVQMVPLEALVIPLFLDLKKLDLLNTLPGLAIVYIGFAVPFAIWMLRGFVAAVPRELEEAAAIDGAGPVRTFFKVMLPLVAPGLVATSIFSFITAWNEFIFAFTFLDDQEKYTLPIMLQFFFGRSGNAWGPIMAASTLLTIPVIAFFLLVQRRMVSGLTAGAVKG, via the coding sequence ATGAAGCGCTCCCTCACCCGCAGGATCGTCCTCAACGGGACGGGCCTGCTCGTCTTCGTGTGCGCGGTGTTCCCCGTCTTCTGGATGGCCTCCACCGCGTTCAAGCCCAACAACGAGATCTTCAGCACCACGCCGAAGCCCTTCCCGTCGCATCCGACGCTGGAGCACTTCGACCTGGTGCTGAACGGCGGCATCGCGGAGGTGTCCTTCTGGGAGTACTTCCGCAACAGCGCGATCCTCGCGCTGGTCACGGTCGTGGCGTCGAGCCTGCTCGCGCTGCTGGCCGCGACCGCCGTCGCCCGGTTCCGCTTCCGGTTCCGCACCACGTTCCTGATCATGCTCCTGGTGGTGCAGATGGTTCCGCTGGAGGCCCTGGTCATCCCGCTGTTCCTGGACCTCAAGAAGCTGGACCTGCTCAACACCCTGCCCGGACTGGCGATCGTCTACATCGGCTTCGCCGTCCCGTTCGCGATCTGGATGCTCCGCGGCTTCGTCGCCGCGGTGCCGCGCGAGCTGGAGGAGGCCGCCGCGATCGACGGCGCCGGGCCCGTCCGGACCTTCTTCAAGGTCATGCTCCCGCTCGTCGCGCCCGGACTGGTCGCGACCAGCATCTTCTCCTTCATCACCGCCTGGAACGAGTTCATCTTCGCGTTCACCTTCCTGGACGACCAGGAAAAGTACACCCTGCCGATCATGCTGCAGTTCTTCTTCGGCCGCAGCGGTAACGCCTGGGGGCCCATCATGGCAGCGTCGACGCTGCTCACCATTCCCGTCATCGCCTTCTTCCTCCTCGTCCAGCGCCGAATGGTGTCCGGACTGACCGCAGGGGCGGTGAAGGGGTGA
- a CDS encoding Dps family protein encodes MAAVKSPLTETAQKVTGNALQGALVDLIDLALVAKQAHWNLTGRNFKVVHEHLDEIVDLARQGQDDVAERAITIGINPDGRARTVADRTDLPQLEAGYLAGDKVVAAITDALAQIIARFRERITETDESDPVTQDLLIGLAAELEKQHWMFQAQL; translated from the coding sequence ATGGCGGCGGTCAAGAGCCCGCTCACCGAGACGGCCCAGAAGGTCACCGGCAACGCCTTGCAGGGTGCTCTGGTGGACCTCATAGATCTCGCCCTGGTGGCCAAGCAGGCGCACTGGAACCTGACCGGGCGCAACTTCAAGGTCGTCCACGAGCACCTTGACGAGATCGTCGACCTGGCACGGCAGGGCCAGGACGACGTCGCCGAGCGCGCCATCACGATCGGCATCAACCCCGACGGCCGTGCCCGCACGGTCGCCGACCGCACCGACCTGCCGCAGCTGGAGGCCGGCTATCTCGCCGGCGACAAGGTCGTCGCCGCGATCACCGACGCCCTCGCGCAGATCATCGCCCGGTTCCGGGAGCGGATCACCGAGACCGACGAATCCGACCCCGTCACCCAGGACCTGCTGATCGGCCTCGCGGCCGAGCTGGAGAAGCAGCACTGGATGTTCCAGGCTCAGTTGTAG